The genomic window GTGAAGAGGTTATGATGTGAAGGATGAGAGCTATTGGTATTGGAGGATTACCGGTGACATATTGGATTAGTGGAAGAAGccagcggccaaggcgcTCTATATAGCTCTCAGGACGCTTATACAGTTGAATTTGAAAGCATGGATCGCTAGGCAGTAATGAGAAAAGAGGTGTGCAATTAAAACATTCCTAATAAGAAATGACGCCTGAGAGTAAAAGTGTAGTGTTCGTTGTAAGTTGACACAACAGAAAAGCAACTTGACGAAACCCACTTTCCAGTCGAATGACCCTAAATTTAACGCCTTTGCTTTAATAGTTGCTAGATTATGGAGATAATAAGATAAACAAGCAAATAGTTGGGACGCACACAATGTTCATTATTCAGGCGCCAGTGAATATTGCATGGGACCACCAAAACATAAATTGATAATCCAACTCCGGATTACTCGCGGCTGCCTTCGCTACACCATCCACAAGCAGGAAATCTCCCCTGAATCGCTCCGTTGTAATGCCCAACGCTAGAAAAAAACCCATGAAATCATAATCTCATAACACATCAAGTACTCCCGTCGAGTCTGCCCTCTATCGTCGACGCCGAAACCTGCTATTATAACCTGGCCCTCCCTTGGCCCCGTTATTCCTCAATTTCAGCCGGTGGAAATTGGCGTGAGCAAGCTCATTCACCTTCCTTGCTACCTTTTTCACGGCCCCTTCTTTCTTAGTCGCCTTTGCTGGCTTATCTGTCGATTTGGCCGGCTCTTCGTTTTCAAAATCACTACCTGATGCGACGTCCGCGAAATCTGCGTCGGGACCATTGATGAGTTGCGTTTCTGGGATCACGTcctctccatcttcatcgccattTCCATCCTTGGGAGTGTTCTCTGGCCTTTTGATCCGTGTTGGCTTAATATTGACCTTGCGCGTTGTTCTCTTTTGTCCTTTCTTCTTGTATACCGGCAAAGGGTTGCCATTGTGGTCGACGGCGTCTTCAACCGGACTGTCGTACATGTTTTCGTCGTCAAATCCTCCTAACAATGCTGGTCGTTGGCTATCTTCCATAATTGCTGGGGTGGATACTGCCGCGGGATCCGATGCTTGTCGCGTGCCCAGCGATGGAGACGTTGGCCGACGGATATCCGTATCGTCATTCTCCGCTGCCCGAAGAGCATCCagatcgtcgtcgtcgtcgagcacaTCATCCTCTACTTTCCTTAGGCTAGCTACAATTTCACTCAATCCCCGAACAAGCGGCTTTCTCGGTAGTCGGAGTGGCGATGGGTCGGCAAACATGGCATTCTCGTCGACTGCGGGCAGGGAGTGTCTCTTCAAGAAAGCAGGTGTATCGAATTGCAGCTTGGATACGGATGATGGTGTCTTGGCATCTAGACTGCCCCGTCGGTTCTTCATTGGCGTCGCAAACGTATTCAACACGTTTCTCTTACTCGAGGACATGGGCGTTCTGCCGAGCCTGGTGCTACTTTCGTGGTCGTAGGAGCCAGTCCGCTTGCTAGGCGTAGACTGAACATTACCACGAGATCGACCTGGTGTACCGGATGGTTTGGATGTGTCCTTCTTTGATGGTGTGCCAAGCTCTTTCTCAACTAAAAGATCAAACAGACCTAGGACGCGGCCGTCACGCTGAGGGGTGGGACCGAGGGATGTTACTGGTGCAGGGCTGAATAGCTTTCTTGATATAGCGGGTGTATTCATCAAGTCTTCATCGTGAGTTCGTTGCTTGGATGGTGTTTGAGCATACTTGGTTCGTTTAAGTGGCGTCTCTGTAAGAATTGGATCTGGTTGCCGCTTCTTGGGTTTCGGTTCTGATTTTGCCGGTGGTGGCTGCTTTCCGGAGAGAATGTCGCGGGCTTTGTTGTAGTCTTTGTATTTCTGTGCTGCCACATTTATCAACCGTTAGCATCTACCATCCACTGTATgcaaaaaaaattaaaaaaaaaaaaaattaacaTACCAATATCGGGATTGTCCTTGATGTCTTGTCGCCCAGGCTTGCTCCCGCCGTGTGCTTGTGCCCACTCGCTCTCCCAAGCTTTCAGCTCCGTTCTCAGAtcctttgctttgctttCGTACCGAGATCTAGTCTCGTCGTCCATGATCACTCGCAAATATGTGCTTTGCAGAGTCTCACATGCAAATATTGAGCGAGGTGCTTGGAATAAGACAGCATGCTGGAGCGTTGTGTGGTCTGGCGACTCAGTCCATGTCCGCCTGCGCGTCGTGAAAACGCGTCTCGCCGGACCCCATTTTAGCAGGGCGACGCGATTCTTAGTGCCGGAGGGTGCTGAAGCTACGGCGGCTCTCACCAGACCAAGACGTCACGTCATCTTCCGTGAGGTCTCTGGCTTGTGGTGGACCTGTGGCTCCACTTTTGCCGTTGACTCTTCGCCACTGCGATGTAAAGCAACTAGTTACCAGActgactccatgtccgtcctTTTCGAACCACCATTGATCTATGTGGACATTATTTCTTCGCCAGGACACCTGCTGGACCTTGCCTCGTCACATCTCTGCGGCACATCGCCATGGAGAAAGAGCAAGACCAAAGAACTGACGATCTACAGCGCCGTGTCCTTCAAAACACTCTCAACGAAGTAGCTGCGAGGGAAGAAGATGCAGCCGATTGCTGCGTCATCTGTCTCGATGTCATAACAGAGCCATGCGAAGCGCTGCCGTGTGGCCACCGCAATTTTGACTATATCTGCGTGTCGAGCTGGCTGTTTGAGACACCGCAATGCCCCCTCTGTAAAGTCAAGGTTGTCAAAGTCTTGCATGGATCTGCCCAAGATCCCATCACGACCTTCATCAGCCAAAAGCCTTCTacggccgccaccaccagcacctcCACAATAACAAGATCCGATGGTTCCGCATATTACGGACGTAGAGGAGGATTCGGATGTACAAGACAAAGAGGCAGACCATTTCGCAACCAAGGGAGATCGACTACTGTCTCCAACGTAGTCGCTGCTCGACGAGACGTGTACCGCCACCAACGATACTCCAAACATGTCGGGTCTAACCGCCTCTCTCGCTATCGCGAATTGACACCACAGATGTTCTGTTCAGATGCAGAGCTAGTTTCCCGCGCGAGGATGTGGATCCGGCGAGAACTCCGAGTCTTTTCGTTCCTCTCGCCTGATGACGAAGGCGAGAACGACGACGGAAGCACATCGCAGCCCGCACATACTGGCTCCAGAACAACCATACAGCATCGCCGTGCTAACAATGCGGAATTTCTTTTAGAATACATCATTGCTATCCTAAAGTCTGTGGATATCATGGGAATCGGCGGCCAGGCGGAGGATATGCTGTCCGACTTCCTGGGGAGGGAGAATACAAGGCTATTTTTGCACGAGCTACGTGCTTGGCTGCGGAGTCCCTTTACGAAGCTTGAGGATTGGGATAGGGCTGTACAGTACGAGAGAGACGTTGGGAGAAGAGAGCCCAGAGGTGAGGTGCCCAGAAACGATGTGCACCGCGAGGATAGTTCAAGGCGGCATGGTGAGGATGCGGATAGATATCGGGCCAGGCGTGGAGGTGAATTTTACCGTCCACGAGGACGGAGGGCCGCGAAACATGAGTCTTATACATCGAGACGTGCTGCTGAGTGGAACAGGCGGAGAAGTAGATAACTAGACGGACGACGTAATGGGCGGGTTTTTGGACACGGCGTTTGTTAAGTTGCACATGATACCCTAGCGATGCCCTGGATGATGACTTATACACAAACTTTGATCAT from Metarhizium brunneum chromosome 2, complete sequence includes these protein-coding regions:
- the SLD2 gene encoding DNA replication regulator SLD2, yielding MDDETRSRYESKAKDLRTELKAWESEWAQAHGGSKPGRQDIKDNPDIAQKYKDYNKARDILSGKQPPPAKSEPKPKKRQPDPILTETPLKRTKYAQTPSKQRTHDEDLMNTPAISRKLFSPAPVTSLGPTPQRDGRVLGLFDLLVEKELGTPSKKDTSKPSGTPGRSRGNVQSTPSKRTGSYDHESSTRLGRTPMSSSKRNVLNTFATPMKNRRGSLDAKTPSSVSKLQFDTPAFLKRHSLPAVDENAMFADPSPLRLPRKPLVRGLSEIVASLRKVEDDVLDDDDDLDALRAAENDDTDIRRPTSPSLGTRQASDPAAVSTPAIMEDSQRPALLGGFDDENMYDSPVEDAVDHNGNPLPVYKKKGQKRTTRKVNIKPTRIKRPENTPKDGNGDEDGEDVIPETQLINGPDADFADVASGSDFENEEPAKSTDKPAKATKKEGAVKKVARKVNELAHANFHRLKLRNNGAKGGPGYNSRFRRRR